The following coding sequences lie in one Nitrospirota bacterium genomic window:
- a CDS encoding 50S ribosomal protein L25 encodes MEKILIKADRRSETGKGTARSLRRQDLLPAVMYGVGEAVPIKLNRKEIQKLIYSGGGEHALITLVLNEGDSKTSEHPVLVKDYQREPVSEELLHVDFIEVSLQKKIKVTIPVVIIKEPAGIKMGGIMQHRVREIEVECFPTQIPDKIEIDASPVEIGHSLHVSDIPPQEGLKIVTDPSEVILSVTAPKEEVVAAPVEAAAVAEPEVIKAKGKAEEEGEQKEQKGK; translated from the coding sequence ATGGAAAAGATTTTAATCAAGGCAGATAGAAGGTCAGAGACCGGAAAGGGGACCGCAAGGAGTTTAAGGAGGCAGGATTTACTGCCTGCCGTGATGTATGGAGTGGGAGAAGCCGTCCCGATTAAATTGAACAGAAAGGAAATACAGAAACTCATATACTCCGGCGGCGGAGAACACGCTCTGATAACCCTTGTCCTTAATGAGGGTGATTCTAAAACATCCGAGCATCCTGTGCTCGTGAAAGATTATCAGAGGGAGCCGGTCTCCGAGGAACTGCTGCATGTGGACTTCATTGAAGTATCGCTGCAGAAGAAAATCAAGGTCACTATTCCCGTCGTCATAATTAAAGAACCGGCCGGTATTAAGATGGGCGGAATTATGCAGCACCGGGTAAGAGAAATCGAGGTCGAATGCTTCCCTACACAGATACCCGACAAGATCGAGATCGACGCCAGCCCTGTCGAGATCGGGCATTCCCTTCACGTGAGCGACATCCCTCCCCAGGAAGGGCTAAAGATTGTTACAGACCCCTCCGAGGTCATACTTTCAGTCACCGCTCCCAAGGAAGAGGTAGTTGCGGCGCCTGTTGAGGCTGCGGCGGTTGCCGAACCTGAGGTGATAAAGGCCAAAGGCAAGGCAGAGGAAGAAGGAGAGCAGAAAGAACAGAAAGGAAAATAA
- a CDS encoding YajQ family cyclic di-GMP-binding protein yields the protein MADEHSFDVVSKVDLQEVSNAVQQALKEMGQRFDFRGSKSNIELNKEKNEIHLTSDDEFKLKSVIDMLQSKLIKRQVPLKALSYGKIEPAASNTVRQVVTLQQGIPTEKAKEIVKALKDSKLKVQSEIQKDQLRVRAKKIDDLQTAIKLLKEKDFDVHIDFVNYR from the coding sequence ATGGCAGACGAGCATTCATTTGATGTTGTCAGCAAGGTTGATCTGCAGGAGGTATCAAACGCAGTCCAGCAGGCCCTAAAAGAGATGGGGCAGCGTTTTGATTTCCGCGGCAGCAAGAGCAATATAGAGCTCAACAAGGAAAAGAATGAGATACACCTTACGTCCGATGATGAGTTCAAGCTGAAGAGCGTTATCGATATGCTGCAAAGCAAACTTATAAAAAGGCAGGTGCCTTTGAAGGCCTTGAGCTACGGGAAAATTGAGCCTGCGGCATCAAACACCGTGAGGCAGGTTGTCACTCTTCAGCAGGGCATCCCCACTGAAAAGGCAAAAGAGATCGTAAAAGCACTCAAGGACTCAAAGCTCAAGGTCCAGTCCGAGATCCAGAAAGACCAGCTCCGCGTCAGGGCCAAAAAGATTGACGACCTCCAGACCGCGATCAAACTTTTAAAAGAGAAAGACTTCGACGTGCATATTGATTTTGTGAATTACAGGTGA
- a CDS encoding EF-hand domain-containing protein, translated as MRTSILTVIVISLLTVFWIETAGALHNLFKEMDKNQDGVIERGEFYEDIKKDTFNKTDTNKDEAISPEEWNTMEGIENKQEVFRSVDKNADKRISFPEFSNYADKYSNIIEAFMVMDKNKDGALAPDEVSVRPLFRWIIIRY; from the coding sequence ATGAGGACAAGTATTTTGACGGTTATCGTTATTAGTCTGCTGACTGTTTTCTGGATTGAAACAGCAGGGGCCTTGCATAACCTGTTTAAGGAAATGGACAAGAACCAGGACGGGGTAATCGAGCGCGGCGAATTTTATGAGGACATAAAAAAGGACACCTTTAATAAAACAGATACCAATAAAGACGAGGCCATTTCGCCTGAAGAGTGGAATACCATGGAGGGCATCGAAAACAAGCAGGAGGTGTTCAGGTCCGTTGACAAGAACGCTGACAAAAGGATCAGTTTCCCGGAGTTTTCAAATTACGCCGATAAGTATTCAAATATCATTGAAGCCTTCATGGTCATGGACAAAAACAAGGACGGCGCCCTGGCCCCTGATGAAGTCTCGGTCCGTCCTCTTTTCAGGTGGATTATAATACGCTACTAA
- the ispE gene encoding 4-(cytidine 5'-diphospho)-2-C-methyl-D-erythritol kinase: MAKRAPLVPHPPSLTIKAPAKINWFLNVLGLRDDGFHEIQSLMQKVTLYDVLTFAPSKEVRVKTDAQIPLEENLVYKAAMLLKNTYGVTEGALIQLDKNIPAGAGLGGGSSDAAAALAGLNKLWSLGLSKEELCRTAEKLGSDVPFFLHDPLCVAHGRGEKLTPCKAEQSADILLVKPPVHISTAWAYREFKSRISGPKSQLPSELTKKADKDDNIEFLIRQIERAELEKVAGTVSNDLESVVIKGYPVISEIKERLKEQESVFSMMSGSGSTVFGVFGSAQAAEKASGTFQDCWTAVVQTITD; encoded by the coding sequence ATGGCCAAGCGCGCGCCCCTCGTCCCCCATCCGCCATCCCTCACCATAAAGGCCCCTGCAAAGATAAACTGGTTTTTGAATGTACTCGGCTTGCGTGATGACGGCTTTCACGAAATTCAGAGCCTGATGCAGAAGGTGACCCTTTATGATGTGCTGACATTTGCCCCTTCAAAAGAGGTAAGGGTAAAAACAGACGCACAAATCCCTCTTGAGGAAAATCTCGTTTACAAGGCAGCGATGCTTTTGAAAAATACATATGGCGTTACTGAAGGGGCACTAATACAATTAGACAAGAATATACCGGCCGGCGCAGGACTTGGGGGAGGAAGCAGCGATGCCGCCGCCGCTCTCGCGGGACTGAATAAATTATGGTCGCTTGGCCTTTCTAAGGAAGAGCTATGTAGAACGGCGGAAAAGCTTGGCTCTGATGTGCCTTTTTTTCTTCATGATCCGCTTTGTGTTGCACATGGCAGAGGTGAGAAGCTGACTCCCTGTAAGGCTGAACAATCCGCGGATATCCTGCTTGTTAAACCACCTGTCCATATTTCTACCGCATGGGCATACAGAGAGTTTAAATCCCGAATCTCAGGTCCAAAGTCCCAACTCCCTTCAGAGTTGACAAAAAAAGCAGATAAAGATGATAATATTGAGTTTTTGATCCGGCAAATAGAGAGAGCCGAACTTGAAAAAGTAGCGGGTACTGTCTCAAATGATCTTGAATCCGTAGTCATCAAGGGCTATCCTGTAATTAGCGAAATAAAGGAAAGGCTAAAAGAACAGGAGTCGGTGTTTTCCATGATGAGCGGCAGCGGTTCGACGGTCTTCGGGGTATTTGGCTCGGCACAGGCGGCAGAAAAGGCCTCCGGCACTTTTCAGGATTGCTGGACCGCGGTAGTACAGACGATAACGGATTAG
- a CDS encoding DNA-binding protein: MKKISMLVVLSLTLMLMVSNGAYAGTPKSAELSPKHGDIVTQQDASTLSGKVVETMNSGGYTYCNIERNGKKIWVAVPETQVKVGQTLSFQPGMPMENFESKTLHRTFDTIIFSGGIMEQGSGAAAEPAGHKKAEAPAAKAIKVKKASGANAYTVAELYQKGSELDKKEVVVRGQVVKVSAEIMGKNWIHIQDGTGDASKGTDDILVTSKDLPSVGDTVTAKGILAKDKDFGSGYKYSVIVEEGDIKK; encoded by the coding sequence ATGAAGAAAATTTCAATGTTAGTTGTCTTGTCGTTAACTTTAATGCTGATGGTTTCAAACGGCGCATATGCCGGGACGCCGAAGTCAGCTGAATTATCGCCGAAGCACGGGGACATTGTCACGCAGCAAGATGCGTCTACCCTGTCCGGCAAAGTAGTGGAAACAATGAACAGCGGCGGTTACACGTATTGCAATATTGAGAGGAACGGTAAGAAGATATGGGTGGCTGTTCCTGAAACACAGGTGAAGGTGGGGCAGACTTTATCTTTTCAGCCCGGCATGCCCATGGAGAATTTCGAGAGCAAAACTCTGCACCGGACTTTCGATACAATAATTTTTTCGGGCGGGATCATGGAGCAGGGATCGGGTGCAGCAGCCGAGCCTGCCGGTCACAAAAAGGCTGAAGCCCCGGCAGCTAAAGCAATCAAGGTCAAAAAAGCTTCAGGGGCAAACGCATACACTGTAGCCGAACTTTACCAGAAGGGAAGCGAGCTCGACAAAAAAGAGGTTGTTGTCAGGGGACAGGTCGTCAAGGTGTCGGCCGAGATCATGGGGAAGAACTGGATACACATTCAGGACGGGACCGGAGACGCTTCAAAGGGCACTGATGATATTTTAGTTACATCAAAGGACCTTCCGTCAGTGGGGGATACTGTAACGGCAAAAGGCATCTTAGCTAAAGACAAGGACTTTGGAAGCGGGTATAAATACTCCGTGATAGTGGAAGAAGGCGACATCAAAAAATAA
- a CDS encoding ribose-phosphate pyrophosphokinase has product MPSGIQLFTGNSNRALAKEIADVLKISVGDATVSTFSDGEIMVQINENVRGSDVFVVQSTCMPVNSSIMELLLMIDALRRASAARITAVIPYYGYSRQDRKAQPRVPISARVVADLLNATGVNRVLTIDLHAGQIQGFFDIPVDHLYSAPVLADYVKKEYLNNIVVVSPDAGGVERARAFAKRLDATLAIIDKRREKANVSQVMHVIGDVKDKSAILFDDMIDTAGTITQAAAAIKANGAKRVVAACAHAVLSGPALERINESVLEEVIITNTIPACDKKEKCKKLTTLSVAPLLGEAIKRIHEETSISSLFL; this is encoded by the coding sequence ATGCCTTCAGGTATTCAATTATTTACAGGCAATTCCAACAGGGCATTGGCAAAAGAGATTGCTGATGTCTTGAAAATTTCGGTCGGCGATGCTACGGTCTCTACGTTCAGCGACGGCGAGATAATGGTGCAGATAAATGAAAACGTAAGAGGCTCTGACGTATTTGTAGTTCAATCGACGTGTATGCCTGTTAACAGCAGTATAATGGAATTGCTTCTGATGATAGACGCCTTAAGACGCGCTTCGGCAGCGAGGATCACCGCGGTCATTCCGTATTACGGATATTCCAGGCAGGACAGAAAGGCGCAGCCGAGGGTCCCCATCTCAGCAAGGGTGGTTGCGGATTTATTAAACGCAACAGGAGTAAACAGGGTGCTTACCATTGATTTGCACGCAGGACAAATCCAGGGTTTCTTTGATATACCCGTGGACCATCTCTATTCGGCGCCTGTCCTTGCTGATTACGTGAAAAAGGAATATTTAAATAATATCGTTGTTGTTTCTCCTGACGCAGGCGGCGTTGAGAGGGCCAGGGCGTTTGCAAAGAGGCTGGATGCCACACTCGCCATTATAGATAAACGCCGCGAAAAGGCAAATGTGTCTCAGGTGATGCATGTTATCGGCGATGTAAAGGACAAAAGCGCCATCCTGTTTGATGACATGATAGACACTGCCGGGACTATTACACAGGCTGCTGCTGCAATTAAAGCAAACGGCGCAAAACGCGTTGTTGCCGCTTGCGCACATGCTGTGCTTTCAGGTCCCGCGCTGGAGAGAATTAATGAATCAGTCCTTGAAGAAGTAATTATAACGAACACCATTCCGGCATGTGATAAAAAAGAGAAATGTAAAAAACTCACCACGCTTTCGGTAGCGCCGCTGCTTGGTGAGGCAATTAAAAGGATTCACGAGGAAACGTCGATCAGTTCGCTTTTTTTATAA
- a CDS encoding host attachment protein produces the protein MSTIIITVDLGHFKAYRVTRQPVGSPKIELVEGYDSIEGHGKLSEKLSDTAGRFTGGGGEGEVAKGYGEPHHLELETRKKLVKTIAADINALIKREDCVNWHLAATEKINKDIIKKLEPEVKARLDKNISANLTKIHKAEILSRFG, from the coding sequence ATGAGCACAATAATAATCACTGTTGATTTAGGACATTTTAAAGCTTACAGAGTCACCAGGCAGCCCGTTGGAAGCCCCAAAATCGAATTGGTGGAAGGTTATGATTCTATTGAAGGACACGGCAAGTTGTCGGAGAAATTAAGCGATACCGCGGGAAGATTCACCGGAGGAGGGGGAGAAGGTGAAGTTGCAAAGGGATATGGAGAGCCTCACCATCTGGAGCTGGAAACCAGAAAAAAACTGGTCAAAACAATAGCAGCGGACATCAACGCTTTAATAAAAAGAGAAGATTGTGTGAATTGGCATCTGGCAGCCACCGAAAAGATCAATAAAGACATTATCAAAAAATTAGAGCCGGAAGTAAAAGCCAGGTTAGACAAAAATATTTCTGCTAACCTGACCAAAATTCATAAGGCTGAGATACTTAGCCGCTTTGGATAG
- a CDS encoding aminoacyl-tRNA hydrolase codes for MWLVAGLGNPGDDYADTRHNIGFMVMDVLSARFSIPLKNRTKNYISGRGFIEGQDALLIKPLTFMNRSGLAVREAIKKYEDIDNILVVQDDIDTATGVIRIKKSGSSGGHRGVESIIEILGTKDFVRLKIGIGRPDRVPVEEYVLRNFTRQEKAIIKEAVEKAVDAIPIIFNKGISSAQNIFHRANKVEEL; via the coding sequence ATGTGGCTCGTAGCAGGACTGGGTAACCCTGGAGATGATTATGCCGATACAAGGCATAATATCGGGTTCATGGTTATGGATGTCTTGTCCGCGAGATTTTCCATCCCTTTAAAAAACAGGACAAAGAATTATATATCAGGAAGAGGCTTTATTGAGGGCCAGGACGCGCTCCTCATAAAGCCTCTTACTTTTATGAACAGAAGCGGTTTAGCGGTAAGGGAAGCGATAAAAAAATACGAAGACATTGATAACATCCTTGTCGTTCAGGATGATATTGATACTGCAACAGGCGTTATCAGGATAAAAAAATCAGGCTCATCAGGCGGGCATAGGGGCGTTGAATCAATAATAGAAATATTAGGAACAAAGGACTTTGTAAGATTGAAAATCGGCATAGGCCGCCCTGACAGGGTCCCAGTTGAAGAATATGTACTGCGAAATTTTACCAGACAGGAAAAAGCAATAATAAAAGAGGCAGTTGAAAAGGCTGTTGACGCGATTCCAATTATCTTTAATAAAGGAATATCTTCAGCCCAGAACATATTTCACAGAGCAAACAAAGTGGAAGAGCTATAA
- a CDS encoding HD-GYP domain-containing protein: MIKRIKVGQLKPGIFIHDLNCDWLQHPFLTNKIKVKDDAIIEKIIKYGIHEVYIDTDKGLDVAEARTKNEVDLEIQAGLDTLAGAKPEVSPRIPLKEEIVRAKEIIKEATITIHNLMEETRLGKQIEVKQVEHIVEKMADSIFNNKDALISLGRIKQKDEYTYMHSLAVCALLISFAEHLNLDYETIKAVGVGGLLHDIGKVKVPEEILNKKGALSEEEFYKMKAHVFHGCAILEQNAGICETSICVAAHHHERLDGTGYPGNLKGDEISRFGQMAAIADVYDALTSDRCYKTKMPPTEALRRVFEWSDIYFNKGLVEQFICCVGIYPVGTLVRLESGLLGVVIEHGEKGLLHPVVRAVYDAKKERFITTYDIDLSKPSSDNILRYESPERWNITTESYLY; encoded by the coding sequence ATGATTAAAAGGATTAAAGTTGGTCAGTTAAAACCGGGAATTTTTATCCACGATTTAAATTGCGACTGGCTGCAGCACCCTTTCCTGACTAACAAGATCAAAGTCAAAGACGACGCAATCATTGAAAAGATCATCAAATACGGAATCCACGAAGTCTACATTGACACCGACAAAGGACTGGATGTTGCAGAGGCCCGGACCAAAAATGAGGTAGACCTGGAAATTCAGGCAGGGCTTGATACACTTGCCGGCGCAAAGCCGGAGGTCAGCCCACGTATCCCGCTGAAAGAAGAGATTGTCAGGGCGAAGGAAATAATAAAAGAGGCGACAATAACAATTCATAACCTCATGGAAGAGACAAGGCTCGGCAAACAGATCGAGGTCAAACAGGTCGAACACATTGTCGAAAAAATGGCCGATTCAATATTCAATAATAAAGATGCGCTTATCAGCCTCGGCAGGATAAAACAGAAAGATGAATACACTTACATGCATTCACTGGCTGTATGCGCATTGTTGATCTCATTTGCAGAGCACCTCAATCTTGATTACGAGACAATAAAGGCTGTCGGCGTCGGTGGGCTATTGCACGACATCGGTAAAGTGAAGGTGCCAGAAGAGATCCTTAACAAGAAAGGGGCTTTATCGGAAGAGGAATTTTATAAGATGAAAGCACACGTATTCCACGGTTGCGCGATCCTTGAACAAAACGCCGGTATCTGTGAAACCTCTATATGTGTGGCTGCCCATCACCATGAGCGGTTAGACGGCACAGGTTATCCCGGGAATCTGAAAGGGGACGAGATCAGCCGGTTCGGGCAGATGGCTGCAATTGCGGATGTATATGATGCACTGACATCCGACAGATGTTATAAAACTAAAATGCCGCCTACCGAGGCCTTAAGAAGGGTGTTTGAGTGGAGTGATATTTATTTTAATAAAGGGCTTGTAGAGCAATTTATCTGTTGTGTTGGTATCTATCCGGTCGGCACGCTGGTGCGGCTTGAAAGCGGCCTGCTTGGCGTAGTGATCGAGCATGGTGAAAAAGGATTGCTGCATCCGGTGGTCCGCGCTGTTTACGATGCAAAAAAAGAACGATTCATTACGACTTATGACATTGACCTTTCGAAACCGTCTTCAGATAATATCTTGAGGTATGAATCGCCGGAGAGATGGAATATAACGACCGAAAGCTATTTATATTAA
- a CDS encoding cysteine--tRNA ligase translates to MSFWDDVRDDYRTVFKMDPAARSRLEVILSYSGFHAIFFYRINHRLWKLGVPVLPRFLSQLARFLTGIEIHPAAKIKKGFFIDHGMGVVIGETAEIGENVLLYQGVTLGGTGKEKGKRHPTLGNNIVVGAGTKILGAITIGDNVKIGANSVVLHSVPDNSIVVGVPGRVIKKKVVKIYNEGLVEMLDQVHLPDPLDERFEEIKNYISELERRISGLEGKGETIKVYNTMSGKKEDFVPLSPGQVRMYVCGITAYDVCHLGHARSAIVFDIIKRYFRYKGLKVTHVRNITDIDDKIIARAAKENVSYDVIAKKYTEEYYRDMDMLGVGRADLEPNATDHIKEMIETIKGLIDKGYAYPVDGDVYFEVGKFSGYGKLSKKNVDDLMSGARVEVNEKKKSPLDFALWKSSKEGEPWWESPWGKGRPGWHIECTAMSSKYLGESFDIHGGGADLIFPHHENEIAQSEAYTGKPFVKYWMHNGFITVAKEKMSKSLGNFFTIKDILEKYEPEVVRYFLLSTHYRSPIEFSDAQLTESELSIDRYYSTVTRNKDFLETTGAAEKPGTSADLEKLLSAFKDKFHHAMNDDFNTASALGFIFELIREANRFLDSKPSGQKAKELVIKTGELLAEIGGVMNIFNKTPEEWYRSLMKVKKIEFSEESLLQKIAERQEARKQKDWAKADTIRKELEAKGIILEDKKDGTAWKVKAG, encoded by the coding sequence ATGAGTTTTTGGGATGACGTCAGGGATGATTACAGGACTGTTTTCAAGATGGACCCTGCTGCGAGGAGCAGGCTGGAAGTCATCCTTTCGTACTCCGGGTTTCACGCGATATTCTTCTACCGGATAAATCACAGGCTGTGGAAACTCGGCGTGCCTGTGCTGCCGCGTTTTTTATCTCAATTAGCGAGGTTCCTCACTGGCATTGAGATACATCCTGCCGCAAAGATAAAAAAAGGATTTTTCATTGACCACGGGATGGGGGTTGTAATCGGGGAAACTGCGGAGATCGGCGAGAACGTGCTTCTCTACCAGGGGGTGACGCTCGGTGGCACAGGCAAGGAAAAAGGCAAGCGTCACCCTACACTCGGCAACAACATAGTTGTCGGCGCAGGGACCAAGATCCTCGGCGCGATCACGATAGGAGATAACGTCAAGATAGGCGCAAATTCAGTAGTGCTTCATTCCGTGCCTGACAATTCCATTGTAGTCGGCGTGCCGGGCAGGGTGATAAAAAAGAAAGTGGTGAAGATCTATAACGAGGGGCTGGTGGAGATGCTCGATCAGGTGCACCTGCCGGACCCTCTTGATGAGAGATTTGAAGAGATTAAAAATTACATTTCTGAACTTGAAAGGAGAATCAGCGGATTGGAAGGCAAAGGCGAGACAATAAAGGTTTACAACACGATGAGCGGTAAGAAAGAGGATTTTGTCCCTCTGTCGCCGGGGCAGGTCAGGATGTACGTGTGCGGGATAACAGCATACGACGTATGCCACTTGGGCCACGCGCGCAGCGCGATTGTCTTTGACATCATAAAGAGATATTTCAGATACAAGGGACTGAAAGTAACGCACGTGCGCAACATCACCGACATCGACGACAAGATCATAGCCCGCGCCGCGAAGGAGAACGTCTCATACGACGTGATCGCGAAGAAATACACAGAGGAATATTACAGGGACATGGATATGTTGGGCGTGGGCAGGGCTGATCTTGAACCCAATGCCACAGACCACATAAAGGAAATGATCGAGACGATAAAGGGACTCATTGATAAAGGCTATGCGTATCCTGTCGATGGGGATGTTTACTTTGAGGTCGGCAAATTTTCAGGGTACGGCAAGCTTTCAAAAAAGAACGTCGATGATCTCATGTCGGGGGCGCGTGTTGAGGTCAACGAGAAAAAGAAGAGCCCTCTTGATTTTGCCCTGTGGAAATCTTCCAAGGAAGGCGAGCCCTGGTGGGAAAGCCCGTGGGGCAAGGGCAGGCCCGGTTGGCACATAGAATGCACCGCGATGTCATCAAAATATCTGGGAGAGAGCTTTGACATCCACGGAGGCGGGGCTGACCTGATATTCCCGCATCATGAAAATGAGATTGCGCAGAGCGAGGCGTATACCGGCAAACCGTTTGTGAAGTACTGGATGCACAACGGCTTCATCACAGTTGCCAAAGAGAAGATGTCCAAGTCCCTCGGAAATTTCTTCACCATAAAGGACATCCTTGAAAAATACGAGCCGGAGGTGGTCCGTTATTTTCTGCTCTCAACCCATTACAGAAGCCCGATCGAATTCTCCGACGCGCAGTTGACCGAGTCCGAGCTTTCCATTGACAGGTATTACTCTACAGTAACGAGGAACAAGGATTTTCTTGAAACAACAGGGGCCGCGGAGAAGCCCGGGACTTCCGCAGACCTTGAAAAACTGCTTTCTGCTTTTAAAGATAAATTCCATCACGCGATGAATGACGACTTCAACACGGCCTCTGCCCTGGGATTTATCTTCGAGCTCATAAGAGAAGCAAACAGGTTTCTTGATTCAAAACCTTCCGGGCAGAAGGCAAAGGAGCTTGTGATTAAAACCGGAGAGCTTCTTGCCGAGATCGGCGGAGTCATGAACATATTCAACAAGACGCCTGAGGAATGGTACAGGTCCCTGATGAAGGTGAAGAAGATAGAGTTTTCAGAAGAGTCCCTGCTTCAGAAGATCGCCGAACGTCAGGAGGCAAGGAAACAGAAAGACTGGGCAAAGGCCGACACGATCAGAAAAGAGCTTGAGGCCAAGGGCATCATCCTTGAGGACAAAAAAGACGGGACCGCGTGGAAGGTGAAGGCAGGGTGA
- a CDS encoding Glu/Leu/Phe/Val dehydrogenase, with amino-acid sequence MNKNHERIHADEKNLCRLCMSELDAIYSDLALTEDELEILAMPRRAFIVHFPVKTEAGKTKMFLGYRVQYNDARGPGKGGIRFHPDLTVEHISDLAFLMGLKCAVVNIPFGGAKGGVAVNPKELSRSELELVTRGYIRAIADFIGPFRDIPAPDVYTDEQIMAWILDEYERITRKHSPAVVTGKPVELGGIKTRRYSTALGGIYILEEAMKKRGIEKSGACVAVQGFGHVGENTARILHEEGYRVIAVSDSKGAILNQTGLDIPGVIAHKERTGSVAGFPGTQNISNDQLLACACDILIPAALSDQLNGSNAGDIKAKIILELANAPTTTEADRIFLERDIMLIPDVLANSGGVVVSYFEWSQNLNNDYWEEEKVLQKLKNTMISAFNDVHSLCRDRECRMREAAYRLGVKRILHAERLRGNL; translated from the coding sequence ATGAACAAGAACCACGAGAGAATACATGCTGACGAAAAAAACCTCTGCAGATTGTGCATGAGCGAGCTTGATGCAATCTATTCCGACCTCGCGCTTACTGAAGACGAACTTGAAATACTTGCAATGCCGAGGCGTGCTTTCATCGTGCATTTCCCCGTGAAAACCGAAGCGGGGAAGACAAAGATGTTCCTGGGCTACAGGGTGCAGTACAACGACGCAAGAGGGCCGGGCAAGGGCGGCATCAGGTTTCATCCCGATCTGACAGTGGAGCACATAAGCGATCTTGCGTTTCTCATGGGGCTTAAATGCGCTGTGGTAAACATCCCCTTTGGCGGGGCAAAGGGCGGTGTAGCGGTAAACCCGAAGGAACTCAGCAGGAGCGAGCTTGAACTGGTGACACGCGGATACATCCGCGCCATTGCGGATTTCATAGGGCCGTTCAGGGACATTCCTGCGCCTGATGTTTATACCGATGAGCAGATAATGGCATGGATACTTGACGAATATGAAAGGATAACGAGAAAACATTCCCCCGCAGTGGTAACAGGCAAGCCGGTTGAATTAGGCGGTATAAAAACCAGACGGTACTCTACGGCGCTTGGAGGCATTTACATACTTGAAGAGGCGATGAAAAAGCGCGGCATTGAAAAATCCGGGGCCTGTGTAGCTGTCCAGGGGTTCGGACACGTGGGCGAAAACACGGCGCGCATCCTGCATGAAGAAGGATACAGGGTCATTGCCGTGAGTGATTCAAAGGGGGCCATACTAAATCAAACGGGGCTCGACATTCCCGGCGTGATAGCTCACAAGGAAAGGACCGGCAGCGTGGCCGGTTTCCCGGGCACACAGAATATCTCCAATGACCAGTTGCTCGCCTGCGCCTGCGACATTCTGATCCCCGCGGCTTTATCAGATCAGCTTAACGGGAGTAACGCGGGGGACATAAAGGCAAAGATAATCCTTGAACTTGCCAATGCCCCGACAACAACAGAGGCGGACAGGATATTTTTAGAGAGGGACATTATGCTGATACCTGATGTCCTCGCCAATTCAGGCGGCGTGGTGGTGAGCTATTTTGAGTGGAGCCAGAATTTAAATAACGATTACTGGGAGGAAGAGAAGGTCCTGCAAAAATTAAAAAATACCATGATCTCTGCTTTTAATGATGTCCACTCACTCTGCCGTGACCGGGAGTGCAGGATGAGAGAGGCGGCATACCGGCTTGGAGTGAAACGGATCCTCCATGCGGAGAGACTGCGCGGCAACCTGTAG